From one Malus sylvestris chromosome 1, drMalSylv7.2, whole genome shotgun sequence genomic stretch:
- the LOC126615785 gene encoding methyl-CpG-binding domain-containing protein 13-like isoform X1, giving the protein MADQNSEEWLPAGWTVEVKVRKNGRRDKYYYESSSGHRFSSRAEVSRYLSTSKTSREDKQKIEETLKRPSDDVVVEKTVAERLPPGWIKEIRMTKKARKIRRDTHYIAPVSEKVFRSLRDVHRYLENEEPGRLNVEPSGSSDKELEDEKSSKQKLDNASLNFNETTKDGEILNCSCNGEGLPLPEHTSDQSGVGIELGSLNPSEAKGSEQNEQDGDSTKSECISAPAGGDPPDNQCLESGMKKHEINRSGLCKSKNKKELILPRRASKRLAGVEVGPFPELKTSIRARRAATEQSGEGTRHTTEGPSLPEHSSDQSEVGSLNPPESKGSEQKEQDCDSTKNECISIPAGGGPPDKQCLETGLIKHEGKKTHLDLCKSKNKMEPIVPRRASMRLAGVEAGPVPEVKPSTPARRFAVKQSGEGVHRTTEGSSLGNLPSCAFQQPDYHEVEPEKHIQNVEQAINGDAKQRCASVFPLGSRSSPEEHAGKLETDYKAEEKPGLQPDLPLGDFFTDPCIAFAIETLTGIGFDNARSDGDHSSGGLTTPKDHHGDIDNKSSGKQESGNLFIPERWGKVGKDDDAGQKSGSPTELPFGGSWPDPCIEFAIKTLTGAIPVDYDPHIEEYFQQQLSSSKTQGTSDLTLKNVGLDNFCQTDDLCEQFCHAEVPVLKKQALSEPRHTRSRSLHSSGGSDVNQKGRQRH; this is encoded by the exons TATTACTACGAATCCTCAAGTGGACATAGATTTAGTTCCAGGGCGGAGGTATCTCGCTATCTCAGCACCTCCAAAACCAGTCGTGAAGACAAACAGAAAATTGAGGAGACTCTCAAGCGACCTTCTGATGAT GTTGTAGTTGAGAAGACTGTAGCAGAAAGACTGCCTCCAGGATGGATCAAAGAAATCCGGATGACAAAAAAGGCTCGTAAGATTAGGAGAGACACG CATTATATTGCTCCTGTAAGTGAAAAAGTATTCCGCTCTCTCAGGGATGTGCATCGCTATCTTGAAAATGAGGAGCCAGGAAGGTTAAATGTCGAGCCGAGTGGCAGCAGTGATAAGGAATTGGAAGATGAAAAATCCTCT AAACAGAAATTAGACAACGCAAGTTTGAACTTCAACGAGACAACGAAGGATGGAGAGATACTTAATTGTTCATGTAACGGAGAAGGCCTGCCCCTTCCTGAACATACTTCTGATCAGA GTGGGGTGGGCATTGAATTAGGCAGCTTAAATCCTTCAGAAGCCAAAGGTTCAGAGCAAAATGAACAAGACGGTGATTCCACAAAAAGTGAATGCATTTCAGCTCCTGCTGGTGGAGACCCGCCAGATAACCAATGCCTGGAAAGTGGGATGAAAAAACATGAAATAAACCGTTCTGGCCTCTGCAAATCAAAGAACAAGAAAGAGCTTATCTTGCCTCGCCGTGCTTCAAAGCGACTAGCTGGAGTTGAAGTTGGTCCATTTCCAGAACTGAAAACAAGTATTCGAGCCCGTCGAGCTGCAACTGAACAGTCAGGGGAGGGAACACGCCATACAACCGAAGGCCCGTCCCTTCCTGAACACAGTTCTGATCAGA GTGAGGTGGGCAGCTTAAATCCTCCAGAATCCAAAGGTTCAGAGCAAAAAGAACAGGACTGTGATTCCACAAAAAATGAATGTATTTCAATTCCTGCAGGTGGAGGTCCGCCAGATAAGCAATGCCTGGAAACTGGTCTGATAAAACATGAAGGGAAAAAGACCCATCTTGACCTTTGCAAATCAAAGAACAAGATGGAGCCTATCGTTCCTCGCCGTGCTTCAATGAGACTAGCTGGAGTTGAAGCTGGTCCAGTTCCAGAAGTGAAACCAAGTACTCCAGCACGTCGATTTGCTGTTAAACAGTCAGGGGAGGGAGTACACCGTACAACTGAAGGTTCTTCCCTTGGTAATTTGCCTAGTTGTGCATTCCAGCAGCCTGATTATCATGAGGTTGAGCCAGAAAAGCATATTCAAAATGTGGAACAAGCAATTAATGGTGACGCTAAGCAAAGGTGTGCTTCTGTTTTCCCATTGGGGAGCCGAAGTAGCCCAGAAGAGCATGCAGGAAAACTTGAAACCGATTATAAGGCTGAAGAGAAGCCAGGACTTCAACCAGACTTACCTCTCGGCGATTTCTTCACGGATCCTTGCATTGCATTTGCAATAGAGACTCTCACTGGAATAGGTTTTGACAATGCCAGGAGCGATGGTGACCATTCTTCAGGAGGACTAACTACACCAAAAGATCATCATGGGGACATAGACAATAAGAGCAGTGGGAAGCAGGAAAGCGGCAACCTTTTTATTCCAGAACGCTGGGGGAAAGTTGGAAAGGATGATGATGCTGGACAGAAGTCAGGATCCCCTACTGAGTTGCCTTTTGGGGGTTCATGGCCCGATCCATGCATTGAATTTGCTATAAAAACTCTCACGGGTGCAATCCCAGTAGACTACGATCCGCACATCGAGGAATACTTTCAGCAGCAACTAAGCTCATCAAAAACTCAAGGAACAAGCGACTTGACCTTGAAAAATGTTGGTCTAGATAACTTCTGCCAAACGGATGATTTGTGCGAGCAGTTCTGTCATGCGGAGGTCCCTGTGCTTAAGAAACAAGCGCTTTCTGAACCTCGACACACCAGGAGCCGAAGTTTACACAGTTCCGGTGGATCAGATGTAAACCAAAAGGGGAGGCAGAGACACTGA
- the LOC126615785 gene encoding methyl-CpG-binding domain-containing protein 13-like isoform X3: MTKKARKIRRDTHYIAPVSEKVFRSLRDVHRYLENEEPGRLNVEPSGSSDKELEDEKSSKQKLDNASLNFNETTKDGEILNCSCNGEGLPLPEHTSDQSGVGIELGSLNPSEAKGSEQNEQDGDSTKSECISAPAGGDPPDNQCLESGMKKHEINRSGLCKSKNKKELILPRRASKRLAGVEVGPFPELKTSIRARRAATEQSGEGTRHTTEGPSLPEHSSDQSEVGSLNPPESKGSEQKEQDCDSTKNECISIPAGGGPPDKQCLETGLIKHEGKKTHLDLCKSKNKMEPIVPRRASMRLAGVEAGPVPEVKPSTPARRFAVKQSGEGVHRTTEGSSLGNLPSCAFQQPDYHEVEPEKHIQNVEQAINGDAKQRCASVFPLGSRSSPEEHAGKLETDYKAEEKPGLQPDLPLGDFFTDPCIAFAIETLTGIGFDNARSDGDHSSGGLTTPKDHHGDIDNKSSGKQESGNLFIPERWGKVGKDDDAGQKSGSPTELPFGGSWPDPCIEFAIKTLTGAIPVDYDPHIEEYFQQQLSSSKTQGTSDLTLKNVGLDNFCQTDDLCEQFCHAEVPVLKKQALSEPRHTRSRSLHSSGGSDVNQKGRQRH; encoded by the exons ATGACAAAAAAGGCTCGTAAGATTAGGAGAGACACG CATTATATTGCTCCTGTAAGTGAAAAAGTATTCCGCTCTCTCAGGGATGTGCATCGCTATCTTGAAAATGAGGAGCCAGGAAGGTTAAATGTCGAGCCGAGTGGCAGCAGTGATAAGGAATTGGAAGATGAAAAATCCTCT AAACAGAAATTAGACAACGCAAGTTTGAACTTCAACGAGACAACGAAGGATGGAGAGATACTTAATTGTTCATGTAACGGAGAAGGCCTGCCCCTTCCTGAACATACTTCTGATCAGA GTGGGGTGGGCATTGAATTAGGCAGCTTAAATCCTTCAGAAGCCAAAGGTTCAGAGCAAAATGAACAAGACGGTGATTCCACAAAAAGTGAATGCATTTCAGCTCCTGCTGGTGGAGACCCGCCAGATAACCAATGCCTGGAAAGTGGGATGAAAAAACATGAAATAAACCGTTCTGGCCTCTGCAAATCAAAGAACAAGAAAGAGCTTATCTTGCCTCGCCGTGCTTCAAAGCGACTAGCTGGAGTTGAAGTTGGTCCATTTCCAGAACTGAAAACAAGTATTCGAGCCCGTCGAGCTGCAACTGAACAGTCAGGGGAGGGAACACGCCATACAACCGAAGGCCCGTCCCTTCCTGAACACAGTTCTGATCAGA GTGAGGTGGGCAGCTTAAATCCTCCAGAATCCAAAGGTTCAGAGCAAAAAGAACAGGACTGTGATTCCACAAAAAATGAATGTATTTCAATTCCTGCAGGTGGAGGTCCGCCAGATAAGCAATGCCTGGAAACTGGTCTGATAAAACATGAAGGGAAAAAGACCCATCTTGACCTTTGCAAATCAAAGAACAAGATGGAGCCTATCGTTCCTCGCCGTGCTTCAATGAGACTAGCTGGAGTTGAAGCTGGTCCAGTTCCAGAAGTGAAACCAAGTACTCCAGCACGTCGATTTGCTGTTAAACAGTCAGGGGAGGGAGTACACCGTACAACTGAAGGTTCTTCCCTTGGTAATTTGCCTAGTTGTGCATTCCAGCAGCCTGATTATCATGAGGTTGAGCCAGAAAAGCATATTCAAAATGTGGAACAAGCAATTAATGGTGACGCTAAGCAAAGGTGTGCTTCTGTTTTCCCATTGGGGAGCCGAAGTAGCCCAGAAGAGCATGCAGGAAAACTTGAAACCGATTATAAGGCTGAAGAGAAGCCAGGACTTCAACCAGACTTACCTCTCGGCGATTTCTTCACGGATCCTTGCATTGCATTTGCAATAGAGACTCTCACTGGAATAGGTTTTGACAATGCCAGGAGCGATGGTGACCATTCTTCAGGAGGACTAACTACACCAAAAGATCATCATGGGGACATAGACAATAAGAGCAGTGGGAAGCAGGAAAGCGGCAACCTTTTTATTCCAGAACGCTGGGGGAAAGTTGGAAAGGATGATGATGCTGGACAGAAGTCAGGATCCCCTACTGAGTTGCCTTTTGGGGGTTCATGGCCCGATCCATGCATTGAATTTGCTATAAAAACTCTCACGGGTGCAATCCCAGTAGACTACGATCCGCACATCGAGGAATACTTTCAGCAGCAACTAAGCTCATCAAAAACTCAAGGAACAAGCGACTTGACCTTGAAAAATGTTGGTCTAGATAACTTCTGCCAAACGGATGATTTGTGCGAGCAGTTCTGTCATGCGGAGGTCCCTGTGCTTAAGAAACAAGCGCTTTCTGAACCTCGACACACCAGGAGCCGAAGTTTACACAGTTCCGGTGGATCAGATGTAAACCAAAAGGGGAGGCAGAGACACTGA
- the LOC126615785 gene encoding methyl-CpG-binding domain-containing protein 13-like isoform X2, with amino-acid sequence MADQNSEEWLPAGWTVEVKVRKNGRRDKYYYESSSGHRFSSRAEVSRYLSTSKTSREDKQKIEETLKRPSDDVVVEKTVAERLPPGWIKEIRMTKKARKIRRDTHYIAPVSEKVFRSLRDVHRYLENEEPGRLNVEPSGSSDKELEDEKSSKLDNASLNFNETTKDGEILNCSCNGEGLPLPEHTSDQSGVGIELGSLNPSEAKGSEQNEQDGDSTKSECISAPAGGDPPDNQCLESGMKKHEINRSGLCKSKNKKELILPRRASKRLAGVEVGPFPELKTSIRARRAATEQSGEGTRHTTEGPSLPEHSSDQSEVGSLNPPESKGSEQKEQDCDSTKNECISIPAGGGPPDKQCLETGLIKHEGKKTHLDLCKSKNKMEPIVPRRASMRLAGVEAGPVPEVKPSTPARRFAVKQSGEGVHRTTEGSSLGNLPSCAFQQPDYHEVEPEKHIQNVEQAINGDAKQRCASVFPLGSRSSPEEHAGKLETDYKAEEKPGLQPDLPLGDFFTDPCIAFAIETLTGIGFDNARSDGDHSSGGLTTPKDHHGDIDNKSSGKQESGNLFIPERWGKVGKDDDAGQKSGSPTELPFGGSWPDPCIEFAIKTLTGAIPVDYDPHIEEYFQQQLSSSKTQGTSDLTLKNVGLDNFCQTDDLCEQFCHAEVPVLKKQALSEPRHTRSRSLHSSGGSDVNQKGRQRH; translated from the exons TATTACTACGAATCCTCAAGTGGACATAGATTTAGTTCCAGGGCGGAGGTATCTCGCTATCTCAGCACCTCCAAAACCAGTCGTGAAGACAAACAGAAAATTGAGGAGACTCTCAAGCGACCTTCTGATGAT GTTGTAGTTGAGAAGACTGTAGCAGAAAGACTGCCTCCAGGATGGATCAAAGAAATCCGGATGACAAAAAAGGCTCGTAAGATTAGGAGAGACACG CATTATATTGCTCCTGTAAGTGAAAAAGTATTCCGCTCTCTCAGGGATGTGCATCGCTATCTTGAAAATGAGGAGCCAGGAAGGTTAAATGTCGAGCCGAGTGGCAGCAGTGATAAGGAATTGGAAGATGAAAAATCCTCT AAATTAGACAACGCAAGTTTGAACTTCAACGAGACAACGAAGGATGGAGAGATACTTAATTGTTCATGTAACGGAGAAGGCCTGCCCCTTCCTGAACATACTTCTGATCAGA GTGGGGTGGGCATTGAATTAGGCAGCTTAAATCCTTCAGAAGCCAAAGGTTCAGAGCAAAATGAACAAGACGGTGATTCCACAAAAAGTGAATGCATTTCAGCTCCTGCTGGTGGAGACCCGCCAGATAACCAATGCCTGGAAAGTGGGATGAAAAAACATGAAATAAACCGTTCTGGCCTCTGCAAATCAAAGAACAAGAAAGAGCTTATCTTGCCTCGCCGTGCTTCAAAGCGACTAGCTGGAGTTGAAGTTGGTCCATTTCCAGAACTGAAAACAAGTATTCGAGCCCGTCGAGCTGCAACTGAACAGTCAGGGGAGGGAACACGCCATACAACCGAAGGCCCGTCCCTTCCTGAACACAGTTCTGATCAGA GTGAGGTGGGCAGCTTAAATCCTCCAGAATCCAAAGGTTCAGAGCAAAAAGAACAGGACTGTGATTCCACAAAAAATGAATGTATTTCAATTCCTGCAGGTGGAGGTCCGCCAGATAAGCAATGCCTGGAAACTGGTCTGATAAAACATGAAGGGAAAAAGACCCATCTTGACCTTTGCAAATCAAAGAACAAGATGGAGCCTATCGTTCCTCGCCGTGCTTCAATGAGACTAGCTGGAGTTGAAGCTGGTCCAGTTCCAGAAGTGAAACCAAGTACTCCAGCACGTCGATTTGCTGTTAAACAGTCAGGGGAGGGAGTACACCGTACAACTGAAGGTTCTTCCCTTGGTAATTTGCCTAGTTGTGCATTCCAGCAGCCTGATTATCATGAGGTTGAGCCAGAAAAGCATATTCAAAATGTGGAACAAGCAATTAATGGTGACGCTAAGCAAAGGTGTGCTTCTGTTTTCCCATTGGGGAGCCGAAGTAGCCCAGAAGAGCATGCAGGAAAACTTGAAACCGATTATAAGGCTGAAGAGAAGCCAGGACTTCAACCAGACTTACCTCTCGGCGATTTCTTCACGGATCCTTGCATTGCATTTGCAATAGAGACTCTCACTGGAATAGGTTTTGACAATGCCAGGAGCGATGGTGACCATTCTTCAGGAGGACTAACTACACCAAAAGATCATCATGGGGACATAGACAATAAGAGCAGTGGGAAGCAGGAAAGCGGCAACCTTTTTATTCCAGAACGCTGGGGGAAAGTTGGAAAGGATGATGATGCTGGACAGAAGTCAGGATCCCCTACTGAGTTGCCTTTTGGGGGTTCATGGCCCGATCCATGCATTGAATTTGCTATAAAAACTCTCACGGGTGCAATCCCAGTAGACTACGATCCGCACATCGAGGAATACTTTCAGCAGCAACTAAGCTCATCAAAAACTCAAGGAACAAGCGACTTGACCTTGAAAAATGTTGGTCTAGATAACTTCTGCCAAACGGATGATTTGTGCGAGCAGTTCTGTCATGCGGAGGTCCCTGTGCTTAAGAAACAAGCGCTTTCTGAACCTCGACACACCAGGAGCCGAAGTTTACACAGTTCCGGTGGATCAGATGTAAACCAAAAGGGGAGGCAGAGACACTGA